One part of the Thermodesulfobacterium commune DSM 2178 genome encodes these proteins:
- a CDS encoding CBS domain-containing protein: MSSGKLVKDVMLGIFEYPHIPYWFTVEQAIKVVKASFIQTQKHTDPITILVFDEKYNLLGTVTIKDILKGIEPSFLKPPQKAQVPEEEQIGLAIVWDSLFTKESKKLAQRQISEIMVPAKYFVEPLDPVTKAAYLMIHHDLPVLPVIEDKKKFVGIVRIAEVFDAICEEIIKG, translated from the coding sequence ATGTCATCAGGGAAATTAGTTAAAGATGTGATGTTGGGAATATTCGAGTATCCTCATATTCCCTACTGGTTTACCGTCGAACAGGCTATAAAAGTTGTTAAAGCCTCTTTTATCCAAACCCAAAAACACACGGATCCGATTACAATTCTTGTTTTTGACGAAAAGTATAATCTTTTGGGAACGGTTACTATTAAAGACATCTTAAAAGGAATTGAACCTTCATTTCTTAAGCCTCCTCAAAAGGCGCAGGTTCCAGAAGAAGAACAAATCGGACTTGCTATAGTATGGGATAGTTTGTTTACAAAAGAGTCTAAAAAATTGGCTCAAAGGCAGATAAGTGAGATTATGGTTCCTGCTAAATATTTTGTAGAACCATTAGACCCGGTTACTAAAGCTGCTTATTTGATGATCCATCATGATTTGCCAGTTTTGCCAGTTATTGAAGACAAAAAGAAGTTTGTTGGTATTGTAAGAATAGCTGAAGTTTTTGACGCCATATGTGAAGAGATAATCAAAGGATAG
- a CDS encoding SLC13 family permease: MAKEKRPEGLPEPPKEIYVAKEKRKINWKRIFFIFLGLACFFAVYFSPPWPDAVDPLGKHFPLSQQAKGAIGLFLMAGIWWVFEVVPIGVTSIAIGVFQALFAIRSAKDAFRDFMDPSVMFIFGSVVVGIAFTKTGLTKRIAYKMLEIVGERTSMILLGALVVTAALTHFMAHTAAAATVFPILLAINSLYGESEKPTKFGKALFIGMAYAAGAGSIVTFLGAARGPAAAGMFKEFTGRDIGFFELTKYMFLIGWLMVFLIWLYFIIVLKPEKSVIKGLKEKVKHMMKELGPMTIQEKLVIIIVIAVVLVMSAQSFVPALQPLDRAAIMLCSTLLFFLLGILTVKELEEVPWNIILLFSGAMSIGFCLWKTGAAQWIAVNWLALFKSAPWIIFVLGVSVFVLLMTNFIMNVAAIAISLPVSLVIAQYLGVAPDVILYSSLVTAGMPFLLLIGAAPNAIAYQSGQFTPGEFFKHGIVMSIVLILVLAFFVVVIWPFLGMPILLK; the protein is encoded by the coding sequence ATGGCTAAGGAAAAAAGACCAGAGGGGTTGCCTGAACCACCAAAGGAGATTTATGTTGCCAAGGAAAAAAGAAAGATTAATTGGAAAAGAATTTTTTTTATTTTTCTTGGTTTAGCCTGTTTTTTTGCTGTTTATTTTTCACCTCCATGGCCAGATGCAGTGGATCCATTAGGAAAACATTTCCCCTTATCTCAACAAGCAAAGGGGGCTATAGGATTATTCCTTATGGCAGGTATTTGGTGGGTTTTTGAGGTTGTTCCTATAGGGGTTACAAGCATCGCAATAGGAGTTTTCCAGGCTCTATTTGCCATTCGTTCTGCCAAAGATGCTTTTCGTGATTTTATGGATCCTTCTGTTATGTTTATCTTTGGTTCTGTGGTTGTCGGGATTGCCTTCACCAAAACAGGACTTACTAAAAGAATTGCTTACAAAATGCTAGAAATAGTAGGTGAAAGAACAAGCATGATCCTTTTAGGAGCTCTTGTAGTCACAGCAGCGTTAACCCATTTTATGGCACACACCGCAGCTGCTGCAACAGTTTTTCCGATTTTACTGGCAATAAATTCTTTATATGGGGAATCTGAAAAACCAACGAAATTTGGAAAAGCCTTGTTCATAGGGATGGCTTATGCTGCTGGAGCGGGAAGTATTGTTACCTTTTTAGGAGCAGCAAGAGGACCTGCAGCTGCAGGTATGTTTAAAGAGTTTACAGGAAGAGATATAGGATTTTTTGAACTAACTAAGTATATGTTTTTGATTGGTTGGCTGATGGTTTTCCTTATCTGGCTTTATTTTATTATCGTGCTTAAGCCAGAAAAATCCGTTATTAAGGGATTAAAAGAAAAGGTAAAACACATGATGAAAGAACTTGGGCCTATGACTATCCAAGAGAAATTGGTTATTATTATAGTAATTGCAGTTGTTTTGGTTATGTCAGCTCAATCTTTTGTCCCTGCATTACAACCCTTAGATCGTGCAGCTATTATGCTTTGCTCTACCTTGCTGTTTTTCCTCCTGGGAATTCTTACTGTGAAAGAACTTGAAGAAGTCCCATGGAATATAATCCTTCTCTTCAGTGGAGCTATGAGTATTGGTTTTTGTTTGTGGAAAACAGGTGCAGCTCAGTGGATTGCTGTTAATTGGCTTGCACTTTTCAAAAGTGCACCTTGGATTATTTTTGTTTTGGGTGTATCTGTTTTTGTGTTGTTAATGACTAATTTTATCATGAACGTTGCTGCAATAGCTATATCTTTACCCGTATCTTTGGTTATCGCTCAGTATCTTGGTGTGGCTCCTGATGTTATACTTTATAGTTCTTTGGTAACAGCTGGTATGCCATTCTTGCTATTGATTGGAGCAGCTCCTAATGCGATTGCCTATCAGTCAGGACAGTTTACTCCAGGAGAATTTTTTAAACACGGTATTGTAATGAGCATAGTTCTTATTTTGGTCCTTGCATTTTTTGTTGTTGTAATTTGGCCATTCTTGGGAATGCCAATATTACTAAAATAA
- a CDS encoding GntR family transcriptional regulator — protein MVELISREEHEKLYLQIFEILKRKIEGGEWKPGSKIPTEEQLCKMFNVSRVTVRNAVLELVRHGYLIRKQGKGTFVRKNLVLEGLTMSTFLKTLWVEDESILSKKVIAKTVVMPIDGLHEELEIPENKHVIYVKVLWESEQGPSILQESFVPFSICPQLLEEDIENQSIIDLFEKKYSIKITKVYTFFEVFYLNKELADLLQTAEGSPVVLMKQKVFSGDTVVLLTHFYKKKDSTKLFLLLRRQT, from the coding sequence ATGGTTGAGTTGATTAGTAGAGAGGAGCATGAAAAGCTTTATTTGCAAATATTTGAAATTTTAAAGAGAAAGATCGAAGGTGGAGAGTGGAAACCTGGGTCTAAGATTCCTACTGAGGAACAACTTTGTAAAATGTTTAATGTAAGTAGGGTAACGGTAAGAAATGCTGTCTTAGAGCTTGTAAGGCATGGGTATTTGATAAGGAAACAAGGTAAGGGTACATTCGTAAGAAAAAATCTGGTTTTAGAAGGCTTGACCATGTCGACGTTTCTCAAAACTCTTTGGGTTGAAGATGAAAGCATCTTAAGTAAAAAAGTTATTGCCAAAACTGTTGTTATGCCAATTGATGGCTTGCACGAAGAACTTGAGATTCCTGAGAATAAGCATGTGATATATGTTAAAGTTCTCTGGGAAAGCGAACAAGGACCTTCTATTCTTCAAGAATCTTTTGTACCTTTTAGCATATGTCCACAACTTCTTGAGGAGGATATCGAAAATCAATCGATTATCGACCTTTTTGAAAAAAAATATAGTATAAAAATTACAAAAGTATATACTTTTTTTGAGGTTTTTTATTTAAATAAAGAGCTGGCTGATCTGCTTCAAACTGCTGAAGGTAGTCCTGTAGTTTTGATGAAGCAAAAGGTTTTTTCCGGAGATACAGTGGTGCTCTTAACCCATTTTTACAAAAAAAAGGATAGTACCAAATTGTTTTTGCTATTAAGAAGACAAACATAA